The proteins below come from a single Serratia fonticola genomic window:
- the murB gene encoding UDP-N-acetylmuramate dehydrogenase: MSTESASLKNHNTFALPVNAAHLVIAEEIEMMIKAWQQAQKRQEPLLVLGEGSNVLFLEDFAGTVMINQLKGITVREEQDAWHLHVSAGENWHHLVSQMLERGIPGLENLALIPGLVGSAPIQNIGAYGIELKQVCEYVDLLNLTTGEIDRMDPERCQFGYRESVFKHELKQGFVIVGVGLRLSKQWSPLLNYGDLAKLDPKTVTPQQVFDAVCAMRRSKLPDPRITGNAGSFFKNPLVSGEAAKTLLAQYPAMPHYPQPDGQEKLAAGWLIDQCSLKGHQIGGAAVHRQQALVLVNVDNASSQDVVALARHVRNTVAQKFDVWLEPEVRFMGATGELDAVEVIS, encoded by the coding sequence ATGTCTACTGAAAGCGCGTCTTTAAAAAATCACAATACTTTTGCGCTCCCGGTCAACGCAGCGCATTTAGTCATTGCTGAAGAAATTGAAATGATGATTAAAGCCTGGCAGCAAGCGCAAAAGCGCCAAGAGCCACTGCTGGTACTCGGTGAAGGGAGCAACGTCCTGTTCCTGGAGGATTTTGCCGGTACGGTCATGATTAATCAGTTAAAAGGTATCACCGTCAGGGAAGAGCAGGACGCCTGGCATCTGCATGTCAGCGCTGGAGAGAATTGGCACCATCTGGTTAGCCAGATGCTCGAGCGTGGTATCCCGGGGCTGGAAAATCTGGCATTGATCCCGGGGTTAGTCGGTTCGGCTCCGATCCAGAATATCGGGGCGTACGGTATTGAGCTCAAACAGGTCTGTGAGTATGTCGATCTGCTGAACCTGACTACGGGTGAAATCGATCGCATGGATCCTGAACGCTGCCAGTTTGGTTACCGGGAAAGCGTTTTTAAGCATGAACTTAAGCAAGGCTTCGTGATTGTGGGCGTTGGTTTACGGCTTAGCAAACAGTGGAGCCCGTTGCTGAACTACGGCGACCTTGCCAAGCTGGATCCCAAGACGGTAACGCCGCAGCAGGTATTTGACGCGGTATGCGCCATGCGGCGCAGCAAGCTGCCAGATCCACGTATTACCGGCAATGCAGGCAGCTTCTTTAAAAACCCGCTGGTGAGCGGGGAGGCCGCTAAAACGTTATTAGCCCAGTACCCTGCAATGCCACATTATCCGCAGCCGGACGGGCAAGAAAAGTTGGCTGCCGGTTGGCTGATCGATCAGTGTTCACTCAAAGGGCATCAGATCGGTGGCGCAGCGGTGCACCGTCAGCAGGCCTTGGTATTGGTAAATGTCGATAATGCCAGCAGCCAGGATGTGGTGGCACTGGCCAGACACGTGCGCAATACGGTAGCGCAGAAATTCGATGTCTGGTTAGAACCGGAGGTGCGTTTTATGGGGGCCACTGGTGAGTTGGATGCCGTAGAGGTCATTTCATGA
- the birA gene encoding bifunctional biotin--[acetyl-CoA-carboxylase] ligase/biotin operon repressor BirA gives MRDTTVPLKIISLLADGEFHSGEHLGESLGMSRAAINKHIQTIREWGLDVFTVPGKGYSLPAAINLLDAERILGLLEDKRVTVLPVVDSTNQYLLDRLAELTSGDACIAEYQQAGRGRRGRQWVSPFGANLYLSMFWRLEQGPAAAMGLSLVIGIVMAEVLQRLGAEQVRVKWPNDLYLNDRKLAGILVELTGKTGDAAQLVLGAGINMAMRETNASQIDQRWINLQEAGITIDRNELAAKLLNELRNSLRQFEIDGLAPFISRWRKLDNFIDRPVKLLIGEQQIFGIARGIDQQGALLLEQEGVIKPFIGGEISLRSAE, from the coding sequence ATGAGAGACACCACAGTTCCACTTAAGATCATCTCCCTACTGGCGGACGGCGAGTTCCACTCTGGCGAACATTTGGGTGAGTCATTGGGAATGAGCCGCGCAGCGATTAACAAGCATATTCAGACCATTCGGGAGTGGGGTTTGGATGTGTTCACGGTTCCGGGGAAAGGCTATAGCCTACCTGCGGCGATCAACTTGCTGGACGCTGAGCGTATTCTTGGCTTACTGGAAGACAAGCGTGTCACAGTGTTGCCCGTGGTTGATTCAACCAACCAGTATCTGTTGGACAGGCTTGCAGAACTGACTTCCGGTGATGCCTGCATAGCCGAGTATCAGCAGGCAGGGCGTGGGCGGCGTGGGCGGCAGTGGGTTTCACCTTTCGGGGCCAACCTATATTTATCCATGTTTTGGCGTCTTGAACAAGGGCCAGCGGCCGCGATGGGGTTGAGCCTGGTTATTGGCATCGTGATGGCAGAAGTGTTGCAGCGTCTCGGTGCAGAACAGGTCCGTGTGAAGTGGCCCAATGATTTATACCTTAACGATCGCAAGTTGGCCGGTATTCTGGTTGAGCTGACCGGTAAAACCGGGGATGCAGCCCAGTTGGTGCTGGGAGCGGGTATCAACATGGCGATGCGCGAAACCAACGCCAGTCAGATTGATCAGCGCTGGATCAACCTACAGGAAGCCGGGATCACTATCGATCGTAATGAATTGGCCGCCAAATTGCTTAATGAGCTACGCAATTCATTACGGCAATTTGAAATAGACGGGTTAGCTCCCTTTATTTCACGTTGGCGTAAATTAGATAACTTTATCGATCGCCCGGTTAAGCTATTAATTGGTGAACAACAGATTTTCGGTATTGCCCGCGGTATTGATCAGCAAGGTGCATTGCTGCTTGAGCAGGAAGGGGTAATAAAACCCTTTATTGGTGGTGAGATATCTTTGCGGAGTGCTGAATAA